A single region of the Ascaphus truei isolate aAscTru1 chromosome 6, aAscTru1.hap1, whole genome shotgun sequence genome encodes:
- the LOC142498017 gene encoding mannan-binding lectin serine protease 2-like has product MKLLGIYLMKVLGIYLMKVLGKPDDGAGMELMKLLGIYLMKVLGKPDDGLFLTFVLGQYRCGVDGFWEDLNTWNKTLPDCVPDCGTRIVRGLQRIIGGKVATTGEHPWQVLLKYNEHQGGGALLYDNWIITAAHVVHNFEDLSNVIIKMGLLRVKDSAFIQGWPETIIVHEGYKYGNNFDNDIALIKLRNKVPISENVLGICLPGKEEMFQISHHEHSNHIGLVSGWGVTEKGFGSRTLRSVEVNIIDHSQCKAKYAAKSTSNVQYRVTENMICAGYEGGGRDACSGDSGGPLVFFNAQSKKWFLGGIVSWGLDCAVAGQYGVYTKVDNYLDWIENTIQKY; this is encoded by the exons ATGAAGTTGCTGGGAATttacctgatgaaggtgctgggaaTTTACCTGATGAAGGTGTTGGGAAAACCTGATGATGGTGCTGGGATGGAACTGATGAAGTTGCTGGGAATTTACCTGATGAAGGTGTTGGGAAAACCTGATGATG GTTTGTTTttaacttttgttttagggcaatACCGGTGTGGAGTCGATGGATTTTGGGAAGATCTTAACACTTGGAACAAAACACTTCCCGACTGTGTGCCTG ATTGTGGAACGAGAATTGTAAGAGGGCTTCAACGCATAATTGGCGGAAAGGTTGCCACCACTGGAGAACACCCATGGCAAGTCCTGTTAAAGTACAATGAGCACCAAGGAGGAGGGGCATTGCTGTATGACAACTGGATTATTACTGCAGCACATGTTGTCCACAACTTTGAGGACCTATCAAACGTAATTATAAAAATGGGTCTTTTGCGTGTAAAAGACAGTGCTTTTATCCAGGGTTGGCCTGAAACCATCATTGTGCATGAAGGCTACAAATATGGAAACAACTTCGACAATGACATTGCCCTGATAAAGCTGAGAAACAAAGTCCCCATCAGTGAAAACGTTCTAGGAATCTGCCTACCTGGGAAGGAAGAAATGTTCCAAATCTCGCACCATGAACATTCTAATCATATAGGGCTTGTGTCCGGCTGGGGAGTTACAGAGAAAGGGTTTGGGTCCCGCACACTGAGGTCTGTGGAAGTGAATATTATAGACCACAGCCAATGTAAAGCTAAATATGCCGCAAAGTCAACtagtaatgtacagtatagagTGACCGAGAACATGATTTGTGCTGGCTATGAAGGTGGAGGGAGGGATGCCTGTTCTGGGGACAGTGGAGGACCATTGGTTTTTTTCAATGCTCAAAGCAAGAAATGGTTTCTTGGAGGCATTGTATCATGGGGACTGGATTGTGCTGTTGCGGGGCAATATGGTGTTTACACAAAAGTAGATAACTACCTTGATTGGATAGAAAACACCATTCAGAAATATTAA